Proteins from a genomic interval of Neisseria arctica:
- the atpE gene encoding F0F1 ATP synthase subunit C, whose protein sequence is MGLIAIACGLIVALGALGASIGIAMVGSKYLESSARQPELIGPLQTKLFLIAGLIDAAFLIGVAIALLFAFVNPFAG, encoded by the coding sequence ATGGGTTTGATTGCTATCGCATGTGGTTTGATCGTAGCTTTGGGTGCTTTGGGCGCTTCAATCGGTATCGCTATGGTTGGTTCTAAATATTTGGAATCTTCTGCCCGTCAACCTGAATTGATTGGCCCGTTGCAAACTAAATTGTTCTTGATCGCCGGTTTGATCGATGCTGCATTCTTGATCGGTGTGGCTATTGCTCTGCTGTTCGCCTTCGTTAACCCGTTTGCAGGCTAA
- a CDS encoding ParB/RepB/Spo0J family partition protein, whose translation MAKPKGGLGRGLDSLLANSIDGGEGDRLTSVAIGDIQPGRYQPRVQMDNEALEELAESIKAQGVIQPVIVRERGLSQYELIAGERRWRASQLAGLTEIPVVIKTIDDEAALAMGLIENLQRENLNPIEEARGLKRLADEFSLTHETIAKAVGKSRSAISNSLRLLSLPEPVQDMLYQRRLEMGHARALLTLPVVEQLALAHKTVKNGWSVREVERRSQMVQQAKKSDVPKNIHPDIRRLNERLTESLGVNAEIQTSNQKKGKIILHFDSPETLEALLRSLGVDSSF comes from the coding sequence ATGGCAAAACCCAAAGGCGGCCTAGGTCGCGGTTTAGATTCTTTATTGGCAAACAGTATAGATGGTGGTGAGGGTGACCGCCTGACCAGCGTGGCTATCGGAGATATCCAACCGGGGCGCTACCAACCCCGTGTGCAAATGGATAATGAGGCTTTGGAGGAGTTGGCCGAGTCGATTAAGGCGCAAGGTGTGATTCAGCCGGTTATTGTGCGAGAACGCGGATTATCCCAATACGAATTGATTGCAGGCGAGCGGCGTTGGCGGGCCAGCCAACTGGCTGGATTGACGGAAATACCGGTCGTTATCAAAACGATTGATGACGAAGCGGCTTTGGCCATGGGTTTGATTGAAAACCTGCAACGTGAAAACCTAAACCCGATTGAAGAAGCCCGCGGTTTGAAACGCTTAGCCGATGAGTTTAGTTTAACGCATGAAACAATAGCTAAGGCCGTTGGAAAAAGCCGTAGTGCAATTTCCAATAGTTTGCGCTTACTGAGCTTGCCCGAACCTGTACAGGATATGCTTTACCAGCGCCGTTTGGAAATGGGGCATGCTCGTGCATTACTTACTTTGCCGGTAGTCGAGCAATTGGCCTTGGCACATAAAACGGTGAAAAACGGGTGGTCTGTACGAGAAGTGGAGCGTCGCAGCCAAATGGTGCAGCAGGCTAAAAAAAGCGATGTGCCTAAAAATATACACCCTGATATTCGCCGCTTGAACGAGCGTTTAACCGAAAGTTTGGGCGTAAACGCTGAAATCCAAACCAGCAATCAGAAAAAAGGCAAAATTATCTTGCACTTTGATTCACCGGAAACATTAGAGGCCCTGTTGAGAAGTTTGGGTGTGGATAGTAGTTTTTAA
- a CDS encoding ATP synthase subunit I: MTKILGWQLAALAVVSVLSGLIEGWTAFWSAAAGGICYLIPSAVTVLILKFLKPYPELAGKGFIIGEFLKIALSVVIMLFVFVLWHEKLNFIPFLLGLLIVSHVVFLAFLRVQRYGK, encoded by the coding sequence ATGACGAAAATTTTAGGCTGGCAGTTAGCCGCTTTGGCAGTTGTGTCGGTATTAAGCGGATTAATTGAAGGGTGGACGGCGTTTTGGTCCGCTGCCGCAGGTGGTATATGCTATTTGATTCCTTCAGCAGTTACGGTGTTGATTTTAAAATTTCTTAAACCTTATCCAGAGCTTGCCGGTAAAGGTTTTATCATCGGAGAATTTTTAAAAATAGCACTGTCGGTAGTGATAATGTTGTTTGTGTTTGTCCTGTGGCATGAAAAATTAAATTTCATACCGTTTCTTCTGGGGCTGCTTATCGTCAGTCATGTGGTTTTTCTAGCATTTTTGAGAGTTCAACGTTATGGCAAGTGA
- the atpB gene encoding F0F1 ATP synthase subunit A, which yields MASESITAADYIKHHLQSLTSLSDVTQGQGLKNIADFSYINIDSVFFALVLGILGSFFLWRGAKKATAGVPGRFQAAVEILFEFVDDMCKSIVHNEQSRKAVAPLGLTVFVWVFLMNAMDLLPVDLLPMTWQAVTGDHHALLRVVPTADLNTTLALALGVLIVCIYYNVKIKGFGGWMHEMFSAPFGPKLGPANFVLNIVEFFSKTVSHGMRLFGNMYAGELVFMLIALLGGAWAASGSIGVLDPIMFVFHIIAGLIWAIFHILVITLQAFIFMALAFVYIGQAHDAH from the coding sequence ATGGCAAGTGAATCTATTACCGCTGCCGACTACATCAAGCACCATTTGCAAAGCTTGACCAGTTTGTCGGATGTTACCCAGGGGCAAGGCCTGAAAAATATCGCCGATTTCTCGTATATCAATATAGATTCGGTATTTTTTGCACTTGTGCTGGGTATTTTGGGTTCTTTCTTCTTATGGCGCGGTGCAAAAAAAGCGACGGCAGGTGTACCGGGGCGTTTTCAGGCTGCGGTTGAAATCCTATTTGAATTTGTGGACGATATGTGCAAAAGCATCGTTCATAACGAACAATCTCGTAAAGCCGTAGCTCCGCTGGGTTTGACCGTATTCGTTTGGGTGTTCCTGATGAATGCCATGGACTTGTTGCCGGTTGATCTGCTGCCAATGACCTGGCAGGCGGTAACTGGTGATCATCATGCCTTATTGCGTGTTGTGCCGACGGCAGATCTTAACACTACTTTGGCTTTGGCTTTGGGTGTGTTGATCGTATGTATTTATTACAATGTTAAAATTAAAGGTTTTGGCGGTTGGATGCATGAAATGTTCAGCGCACCCTTCGGACCGAAATTAGGCCCGGCCAACTTTGTTTTGAATATTGTAGAGTTTTTCTCTAAAACCGTTTCACACGGCATGCGGCTTTTCGGCAATATGTATGCGGGCGAGCTGGTATTTATGCTGATTGCTTTGTTAGGCGGTGCATGGGCTGCATCGGGCAGTATCGGTGTCTTAGATCCGATTATGTTTGTATTCCATATTATCGCCGGTTTGATTTGGGCTATTTTCCATATTTTGGTAATTACCCTTCAAGCGTTTATTTTCATGGCCTTGGCATTCGTTTATATCGGCCAGGCACATGACGCGCACTAA